One Syntrophaceae bacterium DNA window includes the following coding sequences:
- a CDS encoding arginine--tRNA ligase, with translation MKERIIKLLEESTAQCRSEGLFEVQSLPFIELEVTRDESHGDYASNVAMVIASQARKNPRTIAQAIVSKLKDDGGLLSKVEIAGPGFINFFIREECWRGRLLDIERLGDRFGTLDIGAGRKVQVEFVSANPTGPLHIGHARGAVTGDVIANILKASGHDVVKEYYINDVGNQMRTLGRSVYLRYREALGEAIDFPPDHYQGDYIAGLAREILARDGDRYAARPEDEVLPFFTSYAAGSIMQGIKDDLAAFGVLFDCYFSEGTLYENDGVMRILEQLREKGHVYREGDTLWFRSTAFGDEKDRVVIRDTGTPTYFAADIAYHKNKFDRGFDTVIDVWGADHHGYIPRLKASIEALGGNKDALRIVLVQLVSLLRDGKPVAMSTRAGEYVTLRQVIDEVGKDAARYNFLMRRSDSQLDFDLEVAKRQSNENPVYYVQYAHARISSIVRMAAERGMEVPAGENAALHRLQLPEEMQLIKSISRYPEVIEGAAKALEPHRVTFFLNELAGIFHSYYNKNRVITDDAELSRARLFLVHAIGQVLRNALGVLGVSAPEKM, from the coding sequence ATGAAGGAACGCATCATCAAGCTTCTGGAAGAATCGACGGCCCAGTGCCGCTCCGAGGGGCTCTTCGAGGTGCAGAGCCTCCCCTTCATCGAACTGGAGGTGACGCGGGACGAGTCGCACGGGGACTATGCCTCGAACGTGGCCATGGTGATCGCCTCCCAGGCCCGGAAGAACCCCCGCACGATCGCCCAGGCGATCGTCTCGAAACTCAAGGATGACGGGGGGCTGCTGAGCAAGGTGGAGATCGCGGGCCCCGGGTTCATCAACTTCTTCATCCGGGAGGAGTGCTGGCGCGGCCGGCTGCTGGACATAGAGCGCCTAGGGGACCGCTTCGGCACGCTCGACATCGGGGCTGGGCGGAAGGTCCAGGTCGAGTTCGTGAGCGCAAACCCCACGGGGCCCCTGCACATCGGGCATGCGCGGGGGGCCGTGACGGGCGACGTCATCGCGAACATCCTCAAGGCGAGCGGCCACGATGTCGTCAAGGAGTACTACATCAACGACGTGGGCAACCAGATGCGGACCCTCGGCCGCTCGGTGTACCTGCGCTACCGGGAGGCTCTCGGCGAGGCGATCGATTTCCCGCCGGATCACTACCAGGGCGATTACATCGCCGGGCTTGCCCGCGAGATCCTCGCCCGTGACGGGGACCGGTACGCGGCAAGGCCCGAGGACGAGGTCCTGCCGTTTTTTACCTCCTACGCCGCCGGCTCCATCATGCAGGGGATCAAGGACGACCTGGCGGCCTTCGGCGTCCTGTTCGACTGCTACTTCAGCGAGGGCACGCTCTACGAGAACGACGGCGTCATGAGGATCCTGGAGCAGCTCCGGGAGAAGGGCCATGTCTACAGGGAGGGCGACACGCTGTGGTTCCGCTCGACGGCCTTCGGCGACGAGAAGGACCGGGTCGTCATCCGCGACACGGGGACGCCCACCTATTTCGCGGCGGACATCGCCTATCACAAGAACAAGTTCGACCGCGGGTTCGACACGGTCATCGACGTGTGGGGCGCCGATCATCACGGCTACATCCCGAGGCTCAAGGCCAGCATCGAGGCCCTGGGCGGCAACAAGGACGCCCTGCGGATCGTCCTCGTGCAGCTCGTGAGCCTGCTGCGCGACGGGAAGCCCGTGGCCATGTCCACCCGGGCGGGCGAGTACGTGACGCTGAGGCAGGTGATCGACGAGGTCGGCAAGGACGCCGCCCGGTACAATTTCCTGATGCGACGCTCCGACAGCCAGCTCGATTTCGATCTGGAAGTGGCCAAGAGGCAGTCCAACGAGAACCCGGTGTACTACGTCCAGTATGCCCATGCCCGCATCTCGAGCATCGTCCGGATGGCCGCCGAGCGGGGGATGGAGGTGCCGGCGGGCGAGAACGCGGCGCTGCACCGCCTCCAACTGCCCGAGGAGATGCAGCTCATCAAGTCGATCAGCCGGTACCCCGAGGTCATCGAGGGGGCCGCCAAGGCACTCGAGCCGCACCGGGTGACGTTTTTCCTGAACGAGCTGGCGGGGATCTTTCACAGCTACTACAACAAGAACCGGGTCATCACCGATGATGCGGAACTGAGCCGCGCGAGGCTCTTTCTCGTTCATGCGATCGGGCAGGTCCTGCGCAACGCCCTGGGCGTCCTCGGCGTCAGCGCGCCGGAGAAGATGTGA
- a CDS encoding prepilin-type N-terminal cleavage/methylation domain-containing protein, translating into MKTGRRRTPGGFTLVELVMAAAVGLVILAAVLSAVMAGQRSAAGIERRVSTGQDARIALEVMGAELRMVSYNPLYAAGLWVDPDSCEPAKDQDRRGIQEATASSITIETDLDADGLCGSSPSEIIRYAYDENTARVTRETIRCSAGRRTSSGAQPFLGPIPSNAAVRTLRVVNGAVPLFRYYDGTGAEVVNLPDGVPRIRRIEIALIVESAEADPRTGQPRRMAFSTSVVPKNHGVRF; encoded by the coding sequence ATGAAAACCGGCCGAAGGAGGACCCCCGGAGGGTTTACGCTCGTGGAGCTCGTCATGGCCGCGGCCGTGGGGCTCGTGATCCTGGCGGCGGTCCTGTCCGCGGTGATGGCGGGACAGCGCTCCGCCGCGGGGATCGAGCGCAGGGTCTCCACGGGCCAGGACGCACGGATCGCGCTGGAGGTCATGGGCGCCGAGCTCCGGATGGTTTCCTATAATCCCCTGTATGCGGCGGGCCTCTGGGTTGACCCGGACAGCTGCGAGCCGGCGAAGGATCAGGACCGGCGGGGCATCCAGGAGGCCACGGCCTCGTCCATCACGATCGAGACGGACCTGGACGCAGACGGGCTCTGCGGAAGCTCGCCCAGCGAGATCATCCGCTACGCCTACGACGAGAATACGGCGAGGGTCACCCGCGAGACGATCCGCTGCTCGGCAGGGAGGCGGACGTCTTCAGGGGCGCAGCCCTTCCTGGGGCCCATCCCCTCGAATGCAGCCGTACGGACCCTGCGGGTGGTCAACGGCGCGGTGCCCCTGTTTCGCTACTACGACGGCACGGGCGCCGAGGTCGTCAACCTGCCTGACGGGGTCCCGCGGATCCGGCGCATCGAGATCGCCCTGATCGTGGAGTCGGCCGAAGCCGATCCACGGACGGGCCAGCCGCGGCGCATGGCCTTTTCGACAAGCGTGGTGCCGAAGAACCACGGGGTCCGATTCTGA